Genomic window (Drosophila albomicans strain 15112-1751.03 chromosome X, ASM965048v2, whole genome shotgun sequence):
ccattttcttGGCAACAtcattaatttctaatttttttatttcgatagTTTTCTGGGCAAAAATAAAGTCACATTGCCAACCAAATGTTTCTGCTTTTTTCACctaaaatatgaataagtTCAAAGTTTAACAAATCctcaacaatttgcataaatgatTTATGTTTTGCTTCTATTGAAAGTGTATTTTCTGTATCGGTGTCAACAGTTGTTTgagtttcgtttcattttcgACCAACTTTGCGCtgcccctaaaagtatgccacaCATTTGTAGTATATGTTTTATTGTGTATGTCTCTGTCTGTATTGTCGTTTATCAATTGGGAGCATATATGAATAATTTGAGGTGTTCGAGTTCGATATTGGTTGGAATTGGGGGCGGGTCtgagttgtgttgtgtgctcCGAAACTGTCGCGCAGCTGTTAacccaaaacaaataattactttattgAAAAAGCATATTTGTGTGGCGCATAATCGATTAGCTAAATAGGTGATCGATAAACGTTTGTATGTGTCTGAATTTGGCACTCAATGCATTGACTATGCTTCAAGACACGTGCTGCTGACGTTCCTGACGTTCCGTTTGATTCACAAAGAGTTCTCGGCCCGACCGCTAATTATTGGTGCCGTGTTTGTGCCTGTTTGTGGTCACTCGGGCAATTAACTTgtcacacagagagagagagagagagagagaaatcgATAAGCGTCGCTAATCGCAAATCAAATCACAGCCCGATGCACGGCGATGACAAATTGCGTACAATTGAGTCGGAGCAATGCTATTTAATCGAAGAGTTTCCTTTCTggtaaaattatgaaatgaataaaattcttaaaatgaaatatataaaattgttaaacctttaaaatgcatttcatcaTAGTTTCAAATCTATACTTATCGATCAGCTAACTTATTGACTTTTTGAATTATCTAAGTCGTTCTCAGTGTTAAATgaaactattattaatattcttaatattaaatgtattaaaaataaataataaagtccAAAGTTTTTGATCATAGCTTCAAATCGATAAATATCGATCAGCTATCGTTATTTgtaatatgatttattttcactatttatgtttttaaatggcataaatattaaatacattttgtaaatatgaCAGATTATTGATATtcatagaaaatataatatgaatttgACCATTTAGATAAAATCGATAAATATCGATCaggtaattttatttttgtgaattataTATCATTCTCAATTTTAAatggtattattgttaataaattttgaattaaaccTGTATAATTGCAGTAAAAAACTTggtaaatttcaaatgtaatttattatcgATATCTTTTTGAGTATTCCAATTTGTTCTCaattttaaatggaattgttattaattttcttaatactaaatgtattaagaataaataataattacacattttttatcataattcaaattgataaatatcGATCAGCTAACTTTATTTGCTTGCTGAATTTTTTTCTGAATAATTTGTTCTTAATTTGCTATTATTCTTAGAATTAGATCTATAAAGTTATTGTGTTTGCaattcgaaattaatttaatcacAGTTGCAAAAGgataaatatcgatatactttttagctgtttgattttttttttatttgtttacaattcTAAATGGGattataatgaatattatcagaattatatatataaggcTTATTCATATGATCACTTCAAAGAGTTTTCATCGTAATGTCAAATCGATAAATATCGATCAGTTAACCTTATTTGTGTTTGAACAAAGTAGtcggcttttgcttttcttgctagcatatatcgaaaatattgAAGCAAAGCTGTTTAGCATTATGGATGAGAATACCAATTTGGAAGAGCAGCGCGAACGCATTGAGAACGCATTGATCAGTGCAGTCGACGACATCGATCGCGAGCATTTGCGCAAACTGCAGCTGACGATGCACGGCTGTGCGAAACGTTGTTGCGCCGACACGAATGCCAGCGCCGAGGCCGTGCAACGTTGCGTCGATCGTTGCCAGTTGCCGCTGACACGCGCTCGCTGCTATGTGCAACAGGAGCTGGCCGAATTCGAGACGCAGCTGGAGAATTGCATGCGTCAGTGCCAAGTGCCGAACGACGACGATGCAGGCGGAAGATCCGAGCGATGttcagtcgagtgtgtggACAAATATGTGACGCTTTTGCCGGAATTGTTGAGCACCATGCGAATGGCGCTTGACAAGGGATTGTAGGGGAGTgtaagaggaagaagaagagggagaggggaaaAGGGAGAAATAGGTgggggaaagagagagggtAGAGAGACGAAGGGATGGGCAGAAagtaagaaagagagagagagagagagaaagagagagagagagagaaaaagagagagagaaagagaaagagagagaaagaaaaagagagagaaagagataacgagagagagatacagagagagagagagagagaaagagaaatagataaagagaggaagagataaagagatagagagagagagagagagagaaagagagagggagatagataaagagagagaaagaaagatacaagagatagagagagagaaatagagagagagagagaaagagagataaagagatatagagagaaagagagatagagaaagagggagagataaatagagagaggaaaagagaggaagagagagacagaaagaaagataaatagagagagaaagacaaattgagaaaaaaaagaaacagagaaagagagagaaagtgagaaaaaagagagagtaagagagagaaagagagagagaaacagagagagagagaaagagagagagagaaacggAGAGAGACAGATTGAAAAAGATAGGTGAACTAAGATATAGAGACttgagaaagagaaagagaaagatggagaaaaaagaaacaggCTGACAGATAAATAGAGGCAGATggagaaatttaaatagaaaaaaaatataaagacagacagatagataaCAATAAGCAGAATAGAAAATTTACTGAGAAAGAGATAGTCTAACTTATAGAAAAAGAGATAGCAAAACTAACCGACTGCGATAGAGACAGATGAAGACGCAAAGACAGACTGGTGAAAAGAAAGTTAGACAGAAAGAGGAAGTCAAGCAGCGAAAAGGTGGGCAAAGAAAGATATACAGACAGAGTGAAATATAGATTAACCGACATTAATGGAAATAGATAATCGAAAGAAGCAAGGCTGAAAGACAGAGAAAGGGATAAACAAACGTACCAGACAGACGGAGtccgacagagagagaaatcAATAGATTTACAGACAGATTGAGAAAATGACAGACATAGACATTGTATATAAATAGAGACAGTCGGGACGCAGACAGATAAACTGTGACAGACAGTCATAAAGAGTTACACGAATTACACGAATATGATGAATTGTGCAAGAGATAGCgaattagttaattaaaatagctGCAAATGAATCAGTGCTTATCAGTGACACGTTCACACGTTCTTCGGCGTTTTTGTATAAATAGCAAGCAGCCTGCCCCAAAACAGCAGTCgtgaaaatatcaaaacaaaacgaaatgcgTTGTCCACTCTcattgctgtcgctgctgctgctgctgttat
Coding sequences:
- the LOC117578101 gene encoding protein FAM136A; translation: MDENTNLEEQRERIENALISAVDDIDREHLRKLQLTMHGCAKRCCADTNASAEAVQRCVDRCQLPLTRARCYVQQELAEFETQLENCMRQCQVPNDDDAGGRSERCSVECVDKYVTLLPELLSTMRMALDKGL